Proteins from a single region of Streptomyces vinaceus:
- a CDS encoding SRPBCC family protein, with amino-acid sequence MARRLRPVGLDFIENAPTRLVFTARTAAGPEAVYRALAEDVEGWPRWFGAVTLARPTHGGAGREVRLVGGTRFEETIMAADPERRYAYRVDETNAPGIRALLEEWLLTPADPCSGTLVRWTFAVDAPAPIRLALTAARPALGQSFRSAVRALDARLTAQRHRPAGQ; translated from the coding sequence ATGGCTCGCCGACTCCGCCCGGTGGGGCTGGACTTCATCGAGAACGCCCCCACCCGCCTCGTCTTCACCGCCCGGACGGCGGCGGGGCCCGAGGCCGTGTACCGGGCCCTGGCCGAGGACGTCGAGGGGTGGCCGCGGTGGTTCGGGGCGGTGACGCTGGCCCGGCCGACGCACGGGGGTGCGGGCCGCGAGGTCCGGCTGGTCGGCGGGACCCGCTTCGAGGAGACGATCATGGCGGCGGACCCGGAGCGGCGCTACGCGTACCGGGTCGACGAGACCAACGCCCCCGGAATCCGTGCGCTGTTGGAGGAGTGGCTGCTCACCCCCGCCGACCCCTGCTCCGGCACCCTCGTCCGCTGGACGTTCGCGGTGGACGCCCCGGCGCCGATACGGCTCGCCCTCACCGCCGCCCGCCCGGCCCTGGGGCAGTCGTTCCGGTCGGCGGTCCGGGCGCTGGACGCCCGCCTGACGGCACAACGCCACCGCCCCGCCGGTCAGTGA
- a CDS encoding right-handed parallel beta-helix repeat-containing protein: MAQGTVQVTHGGSSRWRRRSGEYPTLAAALAVAGDGDVLSIAPGTYRENLVLNHAVTLRGPEGSVGSVRIAPLDGIALTVRASAVVQDLHLEGQDRAAPALLVEEGSPELTDLRVSTRSAAGIEVRGGARPLVRRCTVENPAGVGIAVLDGGGGVFEECEVVAAGQTGVSVRGGGRPRLERCRIHHASGAGIAVTGEGSGLEALGCEVYEINGTGVQIAARAAARLTDCAVHRTTADGVTLDTDAVLTLAGCDIHDIPENAVDLRSRSVLTLSRTTVRRFGRNGLSVWDPGTRVDAESCEIHDSTGDYPAVWISDGATASLSSCRVHDVPDAVFVLDRGSRADVVDSDLSQVRNTAVSVSDGATAQVDDCRIREAATGAWFRDHGSGGTLANCTIDAVQTGVIVTKGADPALERCTVSSPSEAGFYVSAGGRGTFQSCRVTGSSGFGFHVIDGCRTTLTRCHTERCARGGYEFAEDGPVAEDCTSDESGPRLAAQSAGAGALTAERAGIRTVGAVRGPAVEAAAPVPSPRGVEEADREPAAARGSGEVLGQLDALVGLDSVKREVRALTDMIEVGRRRQQAGLKAASVRRHLVFTGSPGTGKTTVARLYGEILASLGVLERGHLVEVSRVDLVGEHIGSTAIRTQEAFDRARGGVLFIDEAYALAPEDSGRDFGREAIDTLVKLMEDHRDAVVVIVAGYTAEMDRFLTVNPGVASRFSRTITFGDYGPQELLRIVEQQAEEHEYRLGEGTEKALLTYFTDLPKGPAFGNGRTARQTFESMVERHAGRVAQLSDPGTDELTLLFPEDLPPLPVLPAPC, translated from the coding sequence ATGGCACAGGGCACGGTCCAGGTGACGCACGGCGGGTCTTCGCGGTGGCGGCGCCGCTCCGGTGAGTATCCGACGCTGGCCGCCGCGCTGGCCGTCGCGGGCGACGGTGACGTGCTGTCCATCGCTCCCGGCACCTACCGGGAGAACCTGGTGCTGAACCATGCCGTGACCCTGCGCGGGCCGGAGGGTTCGGTGGGGTCGGTGCGGATCGCCCCGCTCGACGGGATCGCGCTGACGGTGCGCGCCTCGGCCGTGGTCCAGGACCTGCACCTGGAGGGGCAGGACCGTGCGGCGCCCGCGCTGCTGGTCGAGGAGGGTTCGCCGGAGCTCACCGATCTGCGGGTGAGCACCCGGTCGGCGGCGGGCATCGAGGTGCGCGGCGGGGCCCGGCCCCTGGTGCGGCGGTGCACGGTGGAGAACCCGGCGGGTGTCGGGATCGCCGTACTGGACGGTGGCGGCGGGGTGTTCGAGGAGTGCGAGGTGGTGGCCGCCGGACAGACCGGGGTCTCCGTGCGCGGCGGCGGCCGACCGCGGCTGGAGCGCTGCCGGATCCACCATGCGTCGGGCGCGGGGATCGCGGTCACCGGCGAGGGTTCGGGGCTGGAGGCGTTGGGCTGCGAGGTCTACGAGATCAACGGCACGGGCGTGCAGATCGCCGCGCGCGCCGCGGCCCGCCTCACCGACTGCGCGGTGCACCGTACGACGGCGGACGGGGTCACCCTCGACACGGACGCGGTGCTCACGCTCGCCGGCTGCGACATCCACGACATCCCGGAGAACGCGGTGGACCTGCGCTCCCGTTCGGTGCTGACGCTCAGCCGGACCACCGTCCGCCGGTTCGGCCGCAACGGCCTGTCGGTGTGGGATCCGGGTACCCGGGTGGACGCCGAGTCCTGCGAGATCCACGACAGCACGGGCGACTATCCGGCGGTGTGGATCAGCGACGGGGCCACCGCCTCGCTGAGCTCCTGCCGGGTGCACGACGTACCGGACGCGGTGTTCGTCCTGGACCGTGGCTCGCGCGCCGACGTCGTCGACAGCGATCTCTCCCAGGTGCGCAACACGGCCGTGTCGGTGAGCGACGGGGCCACCGCGCAGGTCGACGACTGCCGGATCCGGGAGGCGGCGACGGGGGCCTGGTTCCGCGACCACGGCAGCGGCGGCACCCTCGCCAACTGCACGATCGACGCGGTCCAGACGGGGGTGATCGTCACCAAGGGCGCCGATCCCGCGCTGGAGCGGTGCACGGTCAGCTCCCCCTCGGAGGCGGGGTTCTACGTGTCGGCGGGCGGCCGCGGCACCTTCCAGTCCTGCCGGGTGACGGGCAGTTCGGGCTTCGGCTTCCACGTCATCGACGGCTGCCGCACCACGCTGACCCGCTGCCACACCGAGCGCTGCGCGCGCGGGGGATACGAGTTCGCCGAGGACGGCCCGGTCGCCGAGGACTGCACGAGTGACGAGTCGGGCCCGCGGCTCGCCGCCCAGTCGGCCGGGGCCGGGGCCCTCACCGCCGAGCGCGCGGGGATCCGTACGGTCGGCGCGGTCCGGGGCCCGGCGGTGGAGGCGGCGGCTCCCGTGCCGTCCCCGCGGGGCGTGGAGGAGGCGGACCGGGAGCCGGCGGCGGCGCGCGGCTCCGGCGAGGTGCTGGGGCAGCTCGACGCGCTGGTGGGCCTGGACAGCGTCAAGCGCGAGGTGCGGGCGCTCACCGACATGATCGAGGTGGGCCGGCGCCGGCAGCAGGCGGGCCTCAAGGCCGCCTCGGTCCGCCGCCATCTGGTGTTCACCGGCAGCCCCGGCACGGGCAAGACCACGGTGGCCCGGCTCTACGGGGAGATCCTGGCCTCCCTCGGGGTCCTGGAGCGCGGCCACCTGGTCGAGGTCTCGCGGGTGGACCTGGTCGGCGAGCACATCGGGTCCACGGCGATCCGCACCCAGGAGGCGTTCGACCGGGCGCGCGGCGGGGTCCTGTTCATCGACGAGGCGTACGCGCTGGCCCCGGAGGACTCGGGGCGGGACTTCGGGCGCGAGGCGATCGACACGCTGGTGAAGCTGATGGAGGACCACCGGGACGCGGTGGTGGTCATCGTCGCCGGGTACACGGCGGAGATGGACCGCTTCCTGACCGTCAACCCGGGGGTGGCCTCGCGGTTCTCCCGGACGATCACGTTCGGGGACTACGGGCCGCAGGAGCTGCTGCGGATCGTGGAACAGCAGGCGGAGGAGCACGAGTACCGGCTCGGGGAGGGCACGGAGAAGGCGCTGCTGACGTACTTCACCGACCTCCCGAAGGGCCCGGCGTTCGGCAACGGCCGCACGGCGCGGCAGACCTTCGAATCGATGGTGGAGCGCCACGCGGGCCGGGTGGCGCAGCTGTCGGACCCGGGCACGGACGAGCTCACCCTCCTGTTCCCGGAGGACCTCCCGCCCCTTCCGGTCCTGCCGGCTCCTTGCTGA